GCCCCTCCGCCCGATCGTGGTGTCGGTGAAGGCGAGCCAGATGCCGAGGCCGAGCGGATAGGTCAGGAACACCGCGAGCAGCCCGATCGCGGGCGCGAGGCACATCACGATCAGGAACGGCTTGTAGTCGAACAGGCGCACCAGCCAGTTCGGCTGCCGCTGTGCCAGCGCGGGGGAGGAGAGGGTGGTCACGGACATCAGGGCGTTGTCCTGTTCTGGAAAGTCACTTCACCGTCATTGCGAGGAGCCTGCGACAAAATTGCGAAGCAATTTTGCGCCAGTGCGGCGAAGCAATCCAGACTGTATCCGCCGAGGGATTCTGGATTGCTTCGCTTCGCTCGCTATGACGGCCTCTCGGCCGTTACCTCTGCCGCCGGAAGTACCGCTTGCAGCGCTGCTCCGCCTCTGCGGCTGCGGCCTCCGGCGTCGCTGCGCCGGTTGCGACCGAGGCGAACATCTGCACCGTGACATAGTCCGCGCGAACAGCGCCGGTGGCGGTCGAAATCGGCCCCTTGTAGCCGGCGTAGTAGTTGCTGTTCATGGTGTCCTTGAAGATTGCGACCTTGGGATCGCCCTTCCACACCGCCGCATCGGCATAGGCTGCCAGCGGCTGCGACCAGTAGCCGCTGTTGGCGTTGAGCCACGGTTCGTACTGGTCCTTTTCCAGCATGTATTGCAGGAACGCCTTTGCGGCGTTTGGATACGGGCTGTGCTTGAACACCATGGCGTTCAGCGTCAGCCCGGACATCGGCGAGACCGGTGCAAGACCTTTCGGCAACGCCTGATGTTCGGAATCCTCGGCGATCGCCGCGGTCGCCGGATCGTTCTTCAGCGAGAAGTACAGCGAGACGCCGTTCGCCGTCAGCGCGATATCTTGCGCCGAATACGCGCGGTTGTTGCTGACGTCGTTCCAGGACGTCGTGCCCGCGATGAAGGTCGGATAGAGCTCCTTCACGTAGTTCAGTGCCGCGATGGTCTCCTTGCTGTTGATGGTGACATTGCCTTCTTCGTCCAGCAATGCGGCGTTGTGCGCCCACATCATCCAGTCGGCAAAACCGTTGCCGTCGCCCACGGCATTGCCGAGCGCAAAGCCGGCGGGCTTGCCGGCTTTCTGCAGCTTCTTGCAGAGGTCGAGGAATCCAGGAAGGTCATCCGGTGCCTTGTCGAACCCGACGGATTTGAGCACGGACTTGCGATAGATCAGCGGTCCGCCGGAGGCCCCGAACGGGAGGCCAATCCAGGTATCGCTCTTGGCCTTCTTGCCATAGGCCTTCGCCAGGTTCAGCCAGCCGCCATACTTCTTGCCGAGATAGTCGGCGATATCGGTCAGCTCGATCAGCTTGTCGATATAGATGTGCGG
The genomic region above belongs to Bradyrhizobium sp. CCBAU 53338 and contains:
- a CDS encoding ABC transporter substrate-binding protein, with protein sequence MRNDITRRDALALGLSAATVAATGVAAHAQSAIKAADVPAPKLPIEKGASLRMLRPVRFVQADEDVFRANAAKFTKETGVEVKVDFVGWEDINQQTAVTANSGAGPDIIIGFSDAPHIYIDKLIELTDIADYLGKKYGGWLNLAKAYGKKAKSDTWIGLPFGASGGPLIYRKSVLKSVGFDKAPDDLPGFLDLCKKLQKAGKPAGFALGNAVGDGNGFADWMMWAHNAALLDEEGNVTINSKETIAALNYVKELYPTFIAGTTSWNDVSNNRAYSAQDIALTANGVSLYFSLKNDPATAAIAEDSEHQALPKGLAPVSPMSGLTLNAMVFKHSPYPNAAKAFLQYMLEKDQYEPWLNANSGYWSQPLAAYADAAVWKGDPKVAIFKDTMNSNYYAGYKGPISTATGAVRADYVTVQMFASVATGAATPEAAAAEAEQRCKRYFRRQR